A genomic window from Sandaracinaceae bacterium includes:
- a CDS encoding CFI-box-CTERM domain-containing protein, which yields MRAIRGIGAVALVLALAATATAQGDEIPRVVEISFEPTSRAQIAIWVERADGTYLRTLALTQSVALRGIGNRPGASQMNSGFQWPYGRREGALPVWAHHRAAAPDAELFPRVIFQDRTSEGWASRSSSDFSRDEYFCLSFQQSASSRDALDAVSCPSIFNSDKGRYLTPDDVANGYAEPFQLEPGNATMRPLEVGSLYPPRRDVERCSDAACFDHRDVARYGTDARRIMPEIDAVTMATPPAGRPQTITFNLPDEWPDGEYVAWIEVNTEGDYNAAWGPERFPTPVGPDGQWDTWAINYGYPYRGQPSVVFRVPFTVGGGAANETARDPWGYGTVDGQEGTVHEMDGSITNDPSSAPGSGADRLRLDDVTGARVEVTVIGPEVCMENTPPGELLDVSVTEYEERRDAHRYAHLSFIAPDDDLGVTRYEVRISRTPVTDLESFMRAVPAEAASLEHMALTIDPDIPPGDVVAVDFGGLAPETAYYVAVRALDRCGLGSPIAVAEYTTPAIEFTTVSPCFVATAAWGTPMASEIGALRRFRDRHLRSNAVGRGLVSVYETVGPHLASVIRQDDDLRAATRAALAPFVALARVLE from the coding sequence ATCAGGGGAATCGGCGCGGTCGCGCTCGTGCTCGCCCTCGCGGCGACGGCCACGGCCCAGGGGGACGAGATCCCGCGCGTCGTGGAGATCAGCTTCGAGCCCACCTCGCGGGCGCAGATCGCGATCTGGGTCGAGCGCGCCGACGGCACGTACCTGCGCACGCTGGCGCTGACCCAGTCGGTGGCCCTCCGCGGCATCGGCAACCGGCCGGGCGCCTCGCAGATGAACAGCGGCTTCCAGTGGCCCTACGGCCGCCGCGAGGGCGCCCTCCCCGTCTGGGCCCACCATCGCGCAGCCGCGCCGGACGCGGAGCTCTTTCCGCGCGTGATCTTCCAGGATCGGACGAGCGAGGGCTGGGCCTCACGCTCCTCCAGCGACTTCTCCCGGGACGAGTACTTCTGCCTGTCCTTCCAGCAGTCGGCGAGCTCACGGGACGCGCTCGACGCCGTCAGCTGCCCCAGCATCTTCAACAGCGACAAGGGTCGCTATCTGACGCCAGACGACGTCGCGAACGGCTACGCGGAGCCCTTCCAGCTCGAGCCCGGCAACGCGACCATGCGCCCGCTCGAGGTCGGCTCGCTCTATCCCCCGCGCCGGGACGTCGAGCGCTGCAGCGACGCCGCCTGCTTCGACCACAGGGACGTCGCCCGGTACGGGACCGACGCGCGGCGGATCATGCCGGAGATCGACGCGGTGACCATGGCGACGCCGCCCGCCGGGCGCCCTCAGACCATCACGTTCAACCTCCCCGACGAGTGGCCGGACGGCGAGTACGTCGCGTGGATCGAGGTGAACACCGAAGGCGACTACAACGCGGCCTGGGGCCCGGAGCGCTTCCCCACGCCGGTCGGGCCGGACGGCCAGTGGGACACGTGGGCGATCAACTACGGCTACCCCTATCGAGGACAGCCCTCGGTCGTCTTCCGCGTCCCGTTCACGGTGGGCGGCGGCGCGGCCAACGAGACCGCGCGCGACCCCTGGGGCTACGGCACGGTCGACGGCCAGGAGGGCACCGTCCACGAGATGGACGGCAGCATCACGAACGACCCGTCGAGCGCCCCCGGCAGCGGCGCGGACCGGCTGCGCCTGGACGACGTGACCGGCGCGCGGGTGGAGGTCACGGTCATCGGCCCCGAGGTGTGCATGGAGAACACCCCGCCGGGCGAGCTCCTGGACGTCTCGGTGACGGAGTACGAGGAGCGCCGCGACGCGCACCGCTACGCACACCTCTCGTTCATCGCGCCCGACGACGACCTCGGCGTCACCCGCTACGAGGTCCGCATCTCCCGTACGCCGGTGACCGATCTGGAGAGCTTCATGCGCGCCGTGCCGGCCGAGGCGGCCAGCCTCGAGCACATGGCGCTCACCATCGACCCGGACATCCCCCCGGGCGACGTGGTCGCGGTCGACTTCGGCGGGCTCGCCCCCGAGACCGCCTACTACGTCGCCGTCCGGGCCCTGGACCGGTGCGGCCTCGGCAGCCCCATCGCGGTGGCCGAGTACACGACCCCGGCCATCGAGTTCACCACCGTCTCGCCTTGCTTCGTCGCGACCGCCGCGTGGGGCACTCCGATGGCGAGCGAGATCGGGGCGCTGCGTCGCTTCCGCGACCGCCACCTCCGCAGCAACGCGGTCGGGCGCGGCCTCGTCTCGGTCTACGAGACGGTCGGCCCGCACCTCGCCTCGGTGATCCGGCAGGACGACGACCTGCGCGCCGCCACGCGCGCCGCGCTGGCGCCCTTCGTCGCGCTGGCGCGCGTCCTCGAGTAG